The proteins below come from a single Treponema phagedenis genomic window:
- a CDS encoding STAS domain-containing protein, translating into MELKIRKNREVYIVDVSGEMDLYNSYKLKELVMKMLERQVQCVIINLEEVDYIDSSGIGALIYICSTMKKMSLKLFITNIHGSVKKVIELTKLMGYFPITNSLEEALQKMED; encoded by the coding sequence ATGGAACTTAAAATCCGAAAAAATCGAGAGGTTTACATAGTAGATGTAAGCGGAGAGATGGATCTGTACAACTCTTACAAGCTCAAAGAGCTTGTTATGAAAATGCTTGAGCGCCAGGTGCAATGTGTTATTATTAATCTTGAAGAAGTTGATTATATCGACTCCTCAGGTATTGGGGCTTTAATTTATATCTGCTCAACAATGAAGAAGATGAGTTTAAAGCTTTTTATAACTAATATCCACGGATCGGTTAAAAAGGTTATAGAGCTTACTAAATTAATGGGATATTTTCCTATTACTAATAGTTTGGAAGAAGCTCTTCAAAAAATGGAAGATTAA
- a CDS encoding ATP-binding protein, translated as MSPIKELRVDENSPLFDKTGMLYKEFPSDFRQIRYFTLLIVQSAPLEIKGVNLLEQQISEIIKNAVKHGNKCDISKKVKVWYDFTPANAHLIVEDEGDGFKDMEKWNEFNRKRLECLHKQDFGNLASYVSFRTARSDDNDGGNALFAALEYWNGGFVFNKKRNAVAMLKQYPQKRHGISID; from the coding sequence ATGAGTCCAATAAAAGAATTGCGTGTGGATGAAAACAGTCCGCTTTTTGATAAGACCGGCATGTTGTATAAGGAATTTCCTTCAGATTTTCGACAAATACGTTATTTTACGCTTCTTATTGTGCAGTCTGCCCCGCTTGAAATAAAGGGGGTTAACCTTCTTGAACAGCAAATCAGTGAAATTATCAAAAACGCTGTAAAACATGGAAATAAATGTGATATTTCAAAAAAAGTGAAGGTTTGGTATGACTTTACCCCTGCAAATGCTCATCTGATAGTTGAAGATGAAGGCGATGGCTTTAAAGATATGGAAAAATGGAACGAATTTAACCGCAAACGTTTGGAGTGTTTGCATAAGCAGGATTTCGGAAATCTTGCCTCCTACGTTTCCTTCCGCACCGCCCGCAGTGATGATAATGACGGCGGAAACGCTTTATTTGCAGCGCTTGAATACTGGAACGGCGGCTTTGTATTTAATAAAAAACGCAATGCGGTTGCCATGCTCAAGCAATACCCGCAAAAACGACACGGCATCTCTATTGATTAA